The following is a genomic window from Amycolatopsis sp. BJA-103.
AGCAACAACAGCCGAGTGGGGGCGCGGGTCGCAGACCTGAAATCTGCTGCTCGCCACATCGGAGCCTTCGTGACCGAATCGGTGGGCATGGGCATGCTAACCGCGACCGTGAGCGACCACTTTCGATGGTCAGGGAACCATGACGACCTTGAGCATTTTGACGCTCTGCCTGCGAGGTTGGCAGGAGACTATTACCGGCGAGGAGTGCGTCGAGACCTCTTGTTCCTTGACCCGACCGCGGGTGTATCCAGGATGGCTGGCGAGGCACGAGGACGATCTACTCGGCCCCCTACGAAAATGCGACCAACCGCTGAGCAGCGGCGCCGGCTGAATCAGATGCTCGGTTGGTCGGAGCGTCACAGCTACCATCCGGTGACGATGGCATGGACGTGCCTAGGCGGTCCAGCGCTGGCGGTTGACCTGTTTGATATGACATTGCCTCCCAGCGGTCAGCGAAGGCCGGCTTCGTCGTCCGCTCCCGAGCCGTCACCTGGCTCCCGTGTGCCCGAAGCGGAGGCTGGGGGACCTCGTTCTATCGCGAGGGCTGGTGACGCTCCAGGCGACAGAGCAGCGGAATCTCACGGTGAGCAAATAAATGAGAGGCTGGCCGGTCGCTCGTATCATGTGGTTGACGGAACCGGCGAGTTGGGTTTCGCGGAGATGGACTTCGAGATGGGAATGCGCGCCTATGTTCCAAATTTCGTAGATTATCTCTACGAAACCGCGCCGGAAAACGATCGTCAAGTCCTCGACGATGAGCCCGTTCGAGGTGGTTGGGTGAAGACTGACTTAGTCGGATCGTCGAAAACACATCTGTTTCTCGGAGTTCTTCGCAGAGAACAGCTGGAGGAGCGCCAAGACATGCTGCGTCGACGCCGTCTGGAAGGCGGATGGACAGACGACATTCAGGTAGACGTCTTCGGTCGACTCATCGTCGCTGTGGCGCTAGACAGTGCAGCGGCCCCGTCTTGGGAGCAAGTGTCAACTCGATTGGAATGACACTTGGACCGTTCAGCGGAGCCTTGGAGTCACCCACAAGCTGAGTGCGCGCGCTATGGCTGGGCTAGTGGGTGGGGTTGTCCGGTCATTGCGGCGAGTGCGGTGGCGACGGTTTGGAGGTCGGCTTTGATGTAGGTGGTGGTGGCGGGGGCCGGTGTTGTCGGTGTGGCCTGCGTAGGCGCGGGCGATGCCGTAGCCGTAGTGGCGTTCGACCCAGGTGAGGGTGGTGTGGCGGAGCCAGTGGGTGGAGATGCCTTGGTTGGTGATCCAGGGGAGTTGTTGGCCGAGGCGTTTCCAGAGGTGGTCGTAGCGTCGGGTGGTGAGTGCTCGGCCGTCGCGGTAGCGCAGCAGGTGCTCGCTTGGTTCGTGTGCGCCGCGGGCGGTGGCGTGGTCGGCGAGGCGGCTGGCGAGTAGTGGGCTGATGGGCTGCCAGCGGAGTGTGCCGCCTTTTTCTTCGAGGCGGACGAGGCATTGGGTGGTGTCGAGGTCTGTGAGTCGGAGGGCGAGTGCTCCGCCGCGGCGGCAGGCGGTTTCGGTGTGGAGGCGGAGCAGGAGTGCGTCGAGGACGGGGTCGTTGCCACTGCAACGGGCGGCGGTGTTGATGTGGTCGAGTTCGGTGGCGGTGAGCGCGCGGCGTGGGCTGGGGAGTCGGCGGGGTTTGGCGACGCGGTGGGCGGGGCTTGCCGCGGCGGGGATGAGGTCGTCGGCGATGGCCCGGTTGAAGATCGCACGGGCGGCCGCGACTACGTGTTCGCTGGCGTGGCGGCCGTTGCGGGTGTTGCGGCGGGTGCGGGCGTGGGTGGCGGCGTCGTGTTGCATGGCCTCGATGTCGGTGGCGGTGATTTGGTCGAGGCGCCGGTCGCCCCAGGCTGTGGCCATGCGTGTCCAGTGGTTGCCGTAGGTGCGGGCGGCTCCGGGGCCTGCGGCGGCGATGACCTGGGGGAGGTAGTCGGCCAACGTGGGGATGCCGGGTGTCTCGGCTGGGTTGTCCTGTAGGTCTGCGAGGGTGACGCCCAGTTCGGCGAGTGTTTGGCGGGCGGCGAGGATCTGGGCGGGGTCAGGCGTCATGATCCAGTCCGGTTATGTCGCGGTAGTGCTCGGTCAGGAGGTGGGCGACGGTCGTGCCGGGGTGGACGATAAGTAGCTGTTCGTGGATCGAGGCGGCGAGGACGAGGGGCCGGCCGGGTTCGATGCCGCACATGTGGCGGGCCGCGGCGGGAAGCGTGGGGGCTCCCCGGGGATCGATGGCGTGCGGGCCGGATGGGTCGGGTGCGATCGCGATCAGCCCGTGCA
Proteins encoded in this region:
- a CDS encoding tyrosine-type recombinase/integrase, with the protein product MTPDPAQILAARQTLAELGVTLADLQDNPAETPGIPTLADYLPQVIAAAGPGAARTYGNHWTRMATAWGDRRLDQITATDIEAMQHDAATHARTRRNTRNGRHASEHVVAAARAIFNRAIADDLIPAAASPAHRVAKPRRLPSPRRALTATELDHINTAARCSGNDPVLDALLLRLHTETACRRGGALALRLTDLDTTQCLVRLEEKGGTLRWQPISPLLASRLADHATARGAHEPSEHLLRYRDGRALTTRRYDHLWKRLGQQLPWITNQGISTHWLRHTTLTWVERHYGYGIARAYAGHTDNTGPRHHHLHQSRPPNRRHRTRRNDRTTPPTSPAIARALSLWVTPRLR